The Sebastes fasciatus isolate fSebFas1 chromosome 22, fSebFas1.pri, whole genome shotgun sequence genome includes the window gtgtgtgtgtgtgtgtgtgtgtgataacgTGATAACGTGATAACGTGATAACTGTCTGAATTGTTAACTAACCCTCCTCACACTAACACTGTCGATGACACGCTCACACTCCGCTGCCCTCGGGGGGATTTTAGGATTAGAAGATGTGTTTGTGAAGATGtgttcctcttctcttcttcctcgctgccttcctctcttctcttctttaatCCTTTATATTCCACATGACGGTGATTTTAAGTAGgagatgtttgtttgtgtaccGATGCAAATAAAGACGTCTCTTGTCCTCCAGAGTTAATGTGTTGTGAGGAGCTCCATGCTGTTCTCCACCTGGTGCTGCAGGCCGGGAACATCCTCAACGCTGTGAGTGGAAACACACTGCATAAAACTAATCATTAGACCAGGAACAGACGACAGGGGAGggtacaaatatatatatatatagagctgTTTGTAgccattgtgtgttttgtggttGTTTCTTGTCTATTTGTAGTAATTTTGCATCCCTTTCTGGTTGTTTCCTGTCtatctgtagtcattttgcatccctttctggttattttgcatctctttgtgcttgttttgcttctctctgtggttgttttgtgtcgtttgtgtttctttttagttgttttacatccctttctggttgttttctgtttatctgtagtcattttgcatccctttctagctgttttgtgtctctgtggtcgttttgcatcctTTTTGGTtaatttgcatctctttgtggttgttttgtgtcgtttGTAGTCACGTTGTGTttctttattgttgttttgcatccctttctggctgttttgtgtctctttattgttgttttgcatccctttctaactgttttgtgtctcattgtagtcattttgcatccctttctggttgttttgagtctctttgtggtcatttgatTGACTTCAGATTCAAGTCAGATTATGTAACTATTAACTAACTGGCTGTTAAATAAAGTTAGAAACTGAATAAATGTAACTTCCACCATCGGATTATAAGCACAGACTCTGAAGCCTTTAAATGTAGAGGGTTGTGTTCATGTCTACAGTAATtactgtgtgttgttgtgtgtgttgttgtgtgtgtgttgcagggaGGTTATGCAGGAAACGCTGTTGGTTTCAAGCTGTCGTCCCTTCTGTCTCTGGCCGACACCAAGGCCAACAAACCGGGCATGAACCTGCTGCACTTCGTCGCTCTGGTCagtaacctgtgtgtgtgtgcgtgtatttgtgtgtgtgtgcgtgtgcgtgtgcgtgtgcgtgtgcgtgtgcgtgtgcgtgtgcgctcCTGTGCTTCTACCTTTGTGAGGACGTATTAAAGTTTAGATCTTAATAGAGAGGACATGTTGAGAGCGGTTTAAGGGTTAAAACCTGGTTAAAGGGTAGTTTAAGTTCAGGGAATGCAGTATGTCAATGAGGATCCTCCAGTAGAACCAGAAGTAATCTGATGTTGAACTTTCTCCTTCAGGAAGCTcagaaaaaagacacaaagctgTTGGAGTTTCCCCTGAAGTTGAATCACGTCCAGCCTTCAGCCCGGTCAGACATCTTCATCACATATCAAATCAAGTTTAAACGTTAGTAGAGTAGAGGCTGTAagtaataatacacatatatgatattgttgtttttataggATCTCCTTGGAAACGCTGGACGCTGAACTGCAGTGGCAGACGACTCGTACGCGCTCAGTAGAGGAGAACGTCCAGAGAGACacggagctgctgcagcagctggacagcttcctgcaggtaacacacacatactgcagtCAGGTAGTACAACTTAAAGTGGTCATATGAAAACATCAGGTACAATCCATAATACTGTTGTACTATTGTTTGTGTCTCAGTCGGCCACCTCGTCTCTGCTCTCGCTGCGAGACAGTCGGCAGCAGCTGAAGAAGGAAGGCAGCGAGCTGATCGACTTCTTCTGTGAAGACCGAGAAACGTTCCGACTGGACGACTGCTTCAGCATCTTCAACACCTTCTGCTCCAAGTTCACTGCTGCTGTCAAGGTACGCACAACTAAACAACAACATCTACATCAATATGACagcggtggaggaagtattcagataattaaagtactaataccacactgtgtaAAAGTCAAACTCAAAACGTCCAAAAATTAttagaaaaatatgtgaaaaatttgtttaaaaaaaaaaaagtctgaaaattattagtaaaatatgtggtaaaaattgtaaaaaaataaataataataataatttaaaaaaaaaaatgtctgtaaattattagcagcatacagtatgtgaaaaaatgttaaaaaaaaaaaaatttcagaaaaaaattcaaaaaataatTAGTAATATATGTGAAAAAAGAATTgtaaaaaatgtcccaaaaatgtctgaaaattatTAGCagcatatgtgaaaaaaatttcatgaaaaataaaaaaaattccaaaattAATTAGTAAGGTatgtggaattttttttttaaatgtttgagaaatatccaaaaaaatgtcctaaaattattagtaaaatatgtgaaacaaaatttaaaaaaaataagatgtctgaaaaatatttttaaaaatgttcaaaaattatttgtaaagtatttgAAATAATTGTCCAAGAAAtatccaaaaaaagtctgaaaattattagtaatacATGTGAAAAAAGAATTgtaaaaaatgtcccaaaaatgtcatgaaattattagtaaaatatgtgaaaaatataagTAAGTATAAGTAatattgaaatgaaaaatgacaataatcatTTCAGTTATACTTGTATAAACTGTTGGGTTGTAAACATCATATTTTCCACTCTccatatgtttttgtgtgtaaaaccTTCAACGGTAAAGTAActgaagctgtcagataaatgtagagaATTAGAAGAAGAAAGTGCTGTGagatggaaatactcaagtaaagtactgatactataaatttgtatttaagtacattaaatgtgtcatttgcatattttaaaaCGGTTTTCAGACCTCTGCTGCCTCCTGCTGTTCAATCAGAGATAGTAGTTAAGAAATGACATAAAGactctctgttgtctctctgaaGGAGAACAAGGATCGGGAGGTGAAGGAGGCGGCCCGGCGCCGGCGAATACAAGAgctggaggagcagaagaggcaCTCGTGGGCCGGCGCCGAGGAGGTaggacgacacacacacacacacacacataaacacaaacacaaacacacactgacagcctgACGAGTAACGGATGTGTTCCTGTTTTAGGTCGATGGAGCGGTCAGGTTACGCAGCGGCAGCGTGACGGACATGTCGAGACACGACGACACCCGGCTGCTGGCGGAGCTCCTGTCCCCGAAGTTCAACCAGCACAACGGCCACAACTCTCTGGGACGCTCGGGGAGCTCACGGCGCTCCCGGAGAACTCCGTCCACCTCGCCGGTTTTCGTCGCTGACCGCGAACTGAACTCGTTCCTGGCGACGGCGAGCCCTGACCACAAAGCGGCAAGGACAGCTTTTCCAAGACTCTCCCCTACGACTCGACCGCAAAGTCCGAGAGTCGCCCAAAACCAGCAAACGCCTTCCTCGCCTCCGTCCAACCATACAACCGCCACTTACCTCAGCGACGACGCTACCCAGACTCCAGTAAACGCCATCAGTCCCACGGATAAAGTTCAAACTACCTCTGATTCGAACCAGCAATCCGACCGCAACAACAAAGATCGTCCAGCAACGCCTTCGGAGCGTCAGTCTGGTTCGAGGGGGGAACTCGCCAGAACGAACAAAGCTGATCCGGATTTTCGTGGACGGACCGCCAGCAGCGACGAGGCGTCCGAACGCAACACGTCTTCGACAGGAAACATGTCTGTAGTTTTAGAGAAACGCACGTTGGTGCCTGAGCTGAAAGTGTTCGACAAGGTCGCCGCCCTGACCAACAAAGCGCCTCACGCCGGTCGCCACAAACACCAGGACGATGAGCGAACGAACTCACAGATTGAGACTTCCTCGCAGGAAGAGGATAAGGTGGTCGTGTGGTGTGTGACGGGCGTGTGCGAGGCAGCCGACGAGCTCACGCACACCGACAACGCGCAAACTGAGCAGCATCAGCGTAGGAGCGACAATCAGGGAGGAAGCCAGCAAGCTTCCTCTTCCACAGCCAATCGCACGCCTTCAGAACCTCAGCCGGCCAATCAGAAGCCAGTGCCTAAACCCATCAGCAGCCAACCGGTGCCTGTCTCCCGCGGTGACGACCCGTCGCGTCCCGCCTCTTCGCCCAGGTGGCGCCCAGCAGATGGCTCCACCAAAGAGAAGCGAAAGTCAGTCGACAGGAGCAGAACTACTTCCAGTCGGACAACCAATCAGAACGCAGAAGCAGCTTCTTCCACGAATGGAACGGCAGATTCGTCCAAATCGCCCACCAAGAGCCTCCCTACCTCTAGAACTCGACCCGCTTCGATGATACTCGCCACCGCCAACAAAAACAAGCCCGTCCGCACCCTCACGGACTCTGAGAACCAGAGCATGAGGCGGGTCGTGCCCATCTCCAGGACCAGCAAGCGTCCCGAGAAGCCTCCCGCCGCAGCACCCACCGGTCCTCCCGCCGCCAACCTCATCAGGCGAGGAGAGAGGCCGTCGACCGCTCCGTCGTCCCGCCGCTCCAGCCTCCACAAGATGCCGGACCCGAAGGATTCGAAAGAccagaaggagaagaagcaggAAAGGAAGCCGTCGATCCGGAAGACCGTAGCAAAACCCAAACCGCCGCCGGAGGAGAGGATGTGCCGCTCCACGCTGCGGGCGCTCGCtcaagcaggaggaggaggtggaggaggaggcagcgTCAGCGCTCCTGCTACTCCTTTACACAAACCCGCTTCATCGTCATCACTTCCAAGTTTCGCCCGAAGCACCGCCTCGTCTTCTTTCAGACGAACCAACACCACCCTCGCTCCTCCTGCTCCGTCACCCCACGCCGACGCCCTTAAATCCTCCTCCAagacctcttcttcctcctcctccgtcgcCCCATCCTCGCCTTTAACCCGGACAGGCTCGCTGAGATCCACCGCCACCTCCACtccgccctcctcctccccgcTGAGGAGGTCTCAGACCATCAAGGCGCCTCCTCGCTCGCTGCTCCACGACCCGCTGGTTCCCCTTAAAGGCCACCGGCGGAGCGACAGCGGCACCTTCTCCGACAAGTCGACTCACTCCAAAGACTCGGGCAAGTCCAGCAGGCCGGGATGGAGATAACAGGAGGAGCAGCGTCTCCTACTCCGTCCCTCTTTACTGGAGTCAGAGGATACATTCCAATATGAAGTACAGACTCCTAGTTATGTAGGAAgcaaggaaaggaaagaaggtTCAATTCCGATATGAAGCACGAAAAGCGTCCGAACTCGTGGCTAAATTTGTTTAACTTCACCGAGAACTGCGACACTTCAACACCAGTAAAGGAAAGCTTCTGATTCCTATGAAATTAAGATGCCAGCTACATTACTATTTACACATAATGTCCTTTTCCTAACCGCTTTGCACCAACATGAAGGTCACCAAGCCTCCCGTCATCAGGAGTAATGCATTGACTCCCATTAACCCCCCGAGACCCGCCGACtctactgtctttcagaggccgTAGCCGgttcagttttacagctagagtgaagatacagatatcatatgaaactagaaaacctaaagaatacattggtaccaaccacgtcatagtattgtggcgaggaaaaacttgcatggccattttcacagcagtcccttgacctctgatctcaagatatttgaatgaaaatgaggtCTCCTCtttttgacctcactgtattaAATGAcattgtggtgacctctaggataatcacagcctcatgaaactttacagccacaaactagagacctagagcattcagaggatggatggctttcctagctatgttgatcaataagggggtttctgagcagtttacacaacacaagtgccgaaaaaaaaatgccaattcttgcagaaatctccaaaatgtcaaaaagtttttgatcccaaatcacagcatgtctttttctatgctgttcctcaaggtcttggtgtcttaatgtggtattctggtggcattattgatcatttttatcaattctcaagtggtaaaatggttaaatttagcaccaaatctgtggaacaaattGCATCAAtgcaaaaattgctgcaacaacttatgagacacaatagagcatggggatggacatcatatacttccatgtTCTAAACCTACATCTCAATTTAATcatcaggttctcagctttcagatgatgtacaccacttctatgtgacgtctactgttgacctgctatctccccctaaagaccgcCTGGACCCCCTAAAAGAAGGCTAAAACGGCTCTATTTTGGCTCTCAAAGGGTTAATGCTGCATAAATTGTCCTTTTTTAATGACAATAATTTTGCTCAGAAATAAAACATGCCACATTAGTGCGTTTTCAAGGGAAGATGAAGGAAGGAAATAAATGTCTGCATCCATGAATCTGTATTAAAAGGTGTCATTTCTGCAGTGTTTCTGGTGATTGACGTGACTGAATCCCAGCTGAGTGTCtcctgattaaaaacaaaacactttattttatgtcttaaaTTCTGCACCTCTAACTTCACTAACCAACCTGAGGAATCTCTCTGTACATCTGGCCTGATTAAAATAGAAATGATTGTATTTAAGTAATAATTAGATGATGAAGTTTAAATAAAGAAGTGATTCGTTTAGACGAGGAGATATTTAACGTGTCTCTGATTCGAGTCGGGGGAAAGTCTGAAGTGCCAAGTTTGTTCATATGAGgatatttgtatgtatatgtatctctatttatgtatgtatggagttaatatttgatatataaatatgtgcATAATCTATCTACTAATTAATAAAATAGTATTCCTCCGACACACTTTGTTTCTGTTCACCAGAGCGCATTTcctcttttatttcttcttctgctgcatgtttcattttttttttactcttgtttttaaaaataatacagCTGTGTAGTGCTTATACTTAGTCTGCAGTAgtactttcatttttttctcatatatatatatatatatatatatgtataatatatatatatacatatatgtataatgtattttatattatatatataatataaaaaatattttatattatatatatataaagaatattttatattatatatataatataatataaaaatgttatattacatatataatataatataaaacatttttatattatatacaatttatttgaatatatatattcaaataaattgtATATAATATACCATATTTTTTGTATgatctcataataataataaaatttgtGTTTACATTTACTTTTTAAACATAATGCTTATACGTAGTCTGCAGTAgcactttaatttttttcctcattatatatatatatatatatataaatgtattttatattatatatatatataatatatatatatttgtgtttatttttatggctatatatatatataatataaatgtattttatattatatatatataatatataaatgtaatttatataatatacaattaatatattaatattaaatatatattcaaataaattgtatataatataaaaggATTTTTTGTATGaggtcataataataataatataatataatattcattatttaatatcCTTTCATGCCGTTATTAAAAGTtctgcacaaaaaaataaatatatattttaaaaaataaatttatatttttaaaaaataaaaatatatttttttgtgtttaaaaatCACAAAGGGGCGTAACCGAGGTGTGTGACGTCACCAAAGCGCGCCAAACAAAGCTCCATGTGCaaacagagaagaggagagaaaaagtttCATCTTTCAGGTTTGTGATGgaataaaagtttaaaaacacaaatctgGAGACGTGAAGTTCAACTTAAAGAAGCTTTGTTGGATTATCAGCTAAAATATAGAAGCTACACCGAAAACATCCATTAGAGAAAGAgataagagaagaagaagaaggtgtttaaagtttaaagtctCTCAGCTGCTGCAGGACAAAACACTGTTTATTAAAGGTAAGTCTGGTTATTTCACTACTTTATCTtctaaagtcagaatattaaaGTCTCTTTAAGGTATTTTATAAACATACAGACACATATCTAATAAATAACACTGAGATATTATAAAATACATCACTGATACTacacaacattaaacattaaatactaTCAGTGCACTATAACAGAAGCATCACTACATGAACTCCCATAGTGATGCTACAGGAGGCTggttctttatatatatatatatatgtatatatatattatataatatgtatatatatatatataatatgtatatatatatatacatattatatatataatatatatatatatatatattatatatataatatatatataaaaaataaactttcctTGCCTTTATAAACAAACCTTTCAGTGAGTGATTTAAGTACAAATTCAAGGtgttttacttgagtatttccatttccagGTGAAattctaatatatatattatattatataatatatatattatatatattaaatattctatattctatatatatatatatatatatatatatatatatatatatatatatatatatatatatatatatatatatatatatatatatatatatatattctaggtaaatattgtactttttactcctctacatttgtctgacagctttagttactttacagattaaaatgCAGCAGTattattaatccagaaacatcagatataacacactgacagggaacattttactgacatatcaatacttttactttaaacaatttaagtacatttagctgatgcATACTTAAGTAAGGctttgaatgcagtacttttacttgtagtgtagtctttgtgtttgtgtccactaGATTAATGTAAGTCcactcttttagctctgtttttggtctccaccaccaaatatctgtctctttagttgctaaatgctccactatgttcacaagCTAGACTCTAACGGGGTCTCTCTTTATGGAAATAActtccagaaacatcagatataatagtaaaacactgacagggaacattttactgacacatcagtacttttactttaagtgcATTTAGCTGATACatgcttttacttaagtaaggctttgaatgcagtacttttacttgtagtgtaTTAGCTCAGATCAACATGATGATTCATCAggagtctttgtgtttgtgtccactaGATTCATGTAATTCcactcttttagctctgtttttggtctccaccacaaaatatctgtctctttagccgataaatgctccactgtgttttttttttactgaaacgGCTTTGTAGAGcgatttgatttgtttttatatgaGAATATTGATTAGTGAGGCTTTAAAATGTGACGTAAGAaggatttatatttttaaaaagtgcagTTTGTACACATTTAGTGACTGATGGGTCTGTTTTTACCTATTTTGTTAACATATCCATTAGTATTGTAAACATaaaagttttattattataattatcataactttgtgtttttttaaagatgcgTCTtcgtgctgctgctgtgtgacgAAGGAAAGATGGACGAAGAGCGTcaagaaaggagagaagaggaggaagaggaggaggagagaacacTACAAACTCAATCCAgtaggagagaagaagaagaagaggaggaggaagaggaggaggaggagatgatgaagGCAGACGCCAAAAACAAAGCGATTGGTGGACACACTccgatctcctcctcctcctccttcatctccctccctttcctctcctcctctctgcgccgagtaagaggaggaggaggaggtgaggaggagaatGGAGAGGAAGACGAGGTCAGAGTCGCCATAGTCACCATCGAGGACGAGTCCTGTCCGTCCGAGCCGTTCGGCACCGCCCACCTGGAAACGACCAATCAGATCACACGGACggaggacggagaggaggaaggagagactgAAGGAGtggtggaggagaagaaagaggaggaggcaaACGGTGATGAacgagaggaggaaggagagactgaaggagtggtggaggaggagaagaaagaggatgaggaggcaaacagtgatgagagagaggaggaaggagagactgaaggagtggtggtggaggagaagaaagaggatgaggaggcaaacagtgatgagagagaggaggaaggagagactgaaagagtggtggtggaggagaagaaagaggatgaggaggcaaacagtgatgagagagaggaggaaggagagactgaaagagtggtggtggaggagaagaaagaggaggaggaggcaaacagtgatgaaagagaggaggaagaggaggagaacgcAGAGGTGACGTCACCATCATCGCTTCACCTGCAGAACCAGGTAGGACCGTTGACTCGCTGgtttgatgatgaagatgattctGTAGATTAGACTACTTTCATTGTGAACGAGGTGCGTGGAAGCAGGTGCATTATGGGTATTTGTATGAAGGCGGGCTGCAGAGGTAGGAGGAGGAGAACCTAAAGGTCAGAAGGTCGCCGGTTCATAACTCTAAATACTGAGAAAGTTCTTTGTGATTGTAAAGTGTTTGTAAAGGCTTTTGGCTCGGCATGAGAGATGactattttaatcctttttcctttcctattggtcttaacgctcttgttattttaatgtcctgttggttttaagttggtcttagtgttttattgtgttgtttttctgtttttatgaataattgtacagcactttgttcaacttttgttgtttttaaatgtgctttataaataaaattggattggatagttgtactacaacacttagtttggaaaaatatgcttttgcataattttggtgaatttttaatgggaaaaatattcaataacttcacttttataaagtgtaaTGCCACCAAATGTCTCaattagtttaataagtataatcaggaagagaccattgatgtgtgaagtgattatAGTGtcactacactgtataatactgaagttatttaatatttttcccattaaaaattcaccaaaattatgcaaaagcacatttttccaaactaaatgTTGTAGAACAACAAAGTGCAACTGATGCAACGTATGTAGGACTTCTAGCCGTAGCTAGTTTGCAGGCTGTtgttaggcttttaagaaaaaataaataaataaatacaaaatataacatacataaaatcacataatacaacatcgtacattacataaaaaatatatataaataaaattaaataaataaggaaaatacatttttaaaaaaggggtGAGGGAGGATTCAAAcgaaatttaaaaataaatccccAATAAATGTCTGTATATAATATCCACGGTGAACGACGGAGAatcagagaacagagaacagtcttgatgaattgaggTGAATGGAGGTTTAACAACAGCATGCTGGACTATTAACACACTTCAGACTCACACAGATGAGAAGCTCACCTTCAGACATCAGACGGTTTATGAGGACGTGTTTTAAAGAGTCAGGTTTTTATGAAGATGTGTTTgtgaagtagtgagcatacgactggatgaTATTTGAGCCAGCAGGTGGCGACGTTGGACACGTTATCTCCTCACTGTGAATGATAACACACATAAAAGAACAACACAACACCACTTGGCTCTGATGgatctgtgtctgtgtggcaTTCAGGTACCAGCCGACGACGTCagcgtctgtgtttgtgtgtttgtgttgcattcAGGTGCCATTGTGTCTCCTGTTTTGTCGTCTTTATAAACAAGCTGAACACcagctgctgtttgtgtttgtgtgtctgggaggtcgagtgtgtgagagaaagtgtgtgtgtcatccTTTTACTCTTAACAATTAAAAAATACTGAATATTCATTTTCCCGAATAATAAGCCAATTATATTAGTATTTTGttgaattattttatattttttaattaaagcatgtaaaagtTAATTCAACacaatgaacacttgaatacatATTAAgtttatgaattaaaaaaatatataattttatttataatcaAGTAATTAAAGTCTCTGTTAATAAAACAGCATTAATTATACGGTTAGTTTCAGACACTACGTAAGGATAAAAAACGACTGCAAACTGCGTTTTCTGGAGATAAAAAACATagaatctatttttatttacagtaaatattcTCCTAAAAGTGACATATGAGCATCAATCAAAGATATTAAAAGTTGCAGTACTCTTTGTAGTAAAGCGGCAAATACAACATTAGAAAGTATCAGgcaggcagtggtggaagaagtactacggtcttttacttaagtaaaactaGCAGTACTACAGTCTAGAaatactgttacaagtaaaagtcctgcatcaTAGATAAGTATTTCAATCAAAAtgtaagtatcaaaagtaaaagtacatcatTATGGAgaataatatgtattatattattataattattgatgcattaaggtcactttaatgttgcagctggtaaatatGGAGCTggttttaatgactttataaactgctgggtagtttaatcaataataaaatatcatattttaatagttaattatattcagttttaataatctgaatctgtaaagtagcTAAAGCTCTTAAATAtatgtaatggagtaaaaagtacaatatttccctctgaaatgtagtggagtaaaagtataaagtagcattaaatgtaaatactcaagtaaagtaaaagtacccgGTGTCAGGTATCTATAAAGAAAACTATAACGTATAATATTACTATACTATATCATGATTATTAAGATCTAtaaatagagagacagacagtaggTGTGTGTGCAGGAATGTGCAGCCGTGAACATTCCTCAGATTCCTCCATCGGGATCATGGGATATGAAGTCTCCTCCCCATGGGAAC containing:
- the LOC141761089 gene encoding uncharacterized protein LOC141761089, which gives rise to MHVMGSVSPADERDGFCLQVEDVAVAVSASPPRPPSGFSDVEGEQKRPPPAPPPPPPPPPPPPPPPPPPPPPPPPPPPLLPLLPTLGDPVEGLRKKRRVRSFFWKKIPEDQVKGRANLWTQGRVEQQYQIDVQTIEDLFSQNDRQSNATPTRGEKTRGSFRDAKEEVSILDSKRVMNIGIFLKQFKRPNQTIVDDIRHGNSEPYGAEPLKELLKLLPETEEAKKLKAYHGDVSKLSLADSFVHLLIQLPSYSVRIESMLLKEEFPGACEVIHRDIQILRAAAKELMCCEELHAVLHLVLQAGNILNAGGYAGNAVGFKLSSLLSLADTKANKPGMNLLHFVALEAQKKDTKLLEFPLKLNHVQPSARISLETLDAELQWQTTRTRSVEENVQRDTELLQQLDSFLQSATSSLLSLRDSRQQLKKEGSELIDFFCEDRETFRLDDCFSIFNTFCSKFTAAVKENKDREVKEAARRRRIQELEEQKRHSWAGAEEVDGAVRLRSGSVTDMSRHDDTRLLAELLSPKFNQHNGHNSLGRSGSSRRSRRTPSTSPVFVADRELNSFLATASPDHKAARTAFPRLSPTTRPQSPRVAQNQQTPSSPPSNHTTATYLSDDATQTPVNAISPTDKVQTTSDSNQQSDRNNKDRPATPSERQSGSRGELARTNKADPDFRGRTASSDEASERNTSSTGNMSVVLEKRTLVPELKVFDKVAALTNKAPHAGRHKHQDDERTNSQIETSSQEEDKVVVWCVTGVCEAADELTHTDNAQTEQHQRRSDNQGGSQQASSSTANRTPSEPQPANQKPVPKPISSQPVPVSRGDDPSRPASSPRWRPADGSTKEKRKSVDRSRTTSSRTTNQNAEAASSTNGTADSSKSPTKSLPTSRTRPASMILATANKNKPVRTLTDSENQSMRRVVPISRTSKRPEKPPAAAPTGPPAANLIRRGERPSTAPSSRRSSLHKMPDPKDSKDQKEKKQERKPSIRKTVAKPKPPPEERMCRSTLRALAQAGGGGGGGGSVSAPATPLHKPASSSSLPSFARSTASSSFRRTNTTLAPPAPSPHADALKSSSKTSSSSSSVAPSSPLTRTGSLRSTATSTPPSSSPLRRSQTIKAPPRSLLHDPLVPLKGHRRSDSGTFSDKSTHSKDSGKSSRPGWR